The DNA sequence AGTAGAAATTTGGCTctcccaaacaaaacaaaacaaaacccagGATCACAACCTAAATCCATTTTGAAACCACCAAGACTTGCACACTCAAAATCTTTAGTTTAGATGACCCTACAAGTCAGTTCATGGTTCACAGACTGAACAAAACCATTATCAGAACACTCACTCAGCTATGTACACAGTTAAGAACACAAGTACCCACTGCTGAAATTTCATTACCTCTCCACAGGATTAGAAGAGGATGCCTCTTGCCTTGGTTCTCTCAGATACCCAAGTAATGTTTCAGCCTGTGGAGTCACACAACCAAACTCAAAGTTAGAATCAACTCACCTGTGaattagaagaggaagaaaacaagGATTCTGTGAGCTACACACGCAAGAATTATTTAAATTGGCTGCAAGAACATGATCTCATCTCTACTTCTCTACCAATCCGCAACAATTGCAGATGTGATACAAAAAGAATCaccaactcatggggtatgtcCATTGTGTAGTTCGGGAGAGATGGAGGAAATCAAATTAGGCATATAACCTGTAaacctttcaagtttcaatttctatttgCTACCATGATTTCAGTAGGTAGAACCCTAATAGAGAGTAAGAAAAGGGCAGATTTGTATCCCAAGCCCCAAACTATAATTCTTACCCTGTGCTTCGCTCGGGCACTTCCTGACTATGAGAGAGCGACCAACGGAGGGATTCCACCTTCCTTTACAAGCAAACCCCTGTTCCGAACACTGTCCACACAGAGTTGCAGAAGCGTTAAGACTGCGAATTCCTTCCCTTTCATCGATCCGTCGTTGATGGCTTTGACCAGAACCAGAACTTCCTCGACAATAGCCGTTTTGTcctctggaaaaaaaaaatgggagagagagagagagagcaatcaactaatttctaaacctTCAATATAAACAATGTTGTCTCATTTGAGATAATTTCTGCCATCAAAGGATCAAAcccataaaagagagagaaattcacCAGCAACTATGTTGTCCGTATCCTTGCTTCCAACGACAACCGATGCAAAGCAACTTTTCAAAAGAATACCAAAGGGTTAGGGTagttcgagagagagagagagagagagcacaatAGGATGGACAAAGATTTTGAGAGAGGAATGGAGGTCACGGTTCTCATTTCTGAGAATAAGTTTGAGAGCAAGAGGGAGATCTGTGGAGAGCGATAGAGAGGATTTCGAGAGGGAATTGAGGTTACCGTACTGATCACGATCACTTCTGAGAAAAAGTTCAAGAGCAAGAGGGagatttggagagagagagagagagagggagagtaaAATTCCTCCGTTTTTTGGGTGACGGTCGTATGTATTTTATCGTCTTAAATATTTTTCGAGACGGTAAATTTTGACGTCGCCCAATGTCATCGCATTCTCACTAATTgaattcaataatcaaatatttTATGACGGTAATTTTTCACTATGTTAATTTTATAAAGGATGACATATATTTACCGTCTTCGAAAACAATATTTGGTGATGATCTTATTTATACTGAGGTCTTAAACTAAAAAATGATGGTGtctctataaataatatatagTGATGGTATAAGTTTAACCGTCacccaaaataattttatgatgaTACTTATTTTTTTTCGTGACAGTATATTATATTTGGAgacgaaaaaaaaatactgttaCCCAAAACTGTGGCCGAAAATCGTTTTTCTTATAGTGCGGAAGATTGCATGGAGAAATGTGGAAAGTTATTATTATCATTCCCAGAGGTATACACACTGATCGATAGTGTTCTTTCTCCTTGGTCATTGATTGATAGTGTTTTTTTCCTTAGTCATAGAGCCTCTTGGATTTATATAGACTCTGTAATCTTTAAATGTGGGGTAGTTACTGTCTCTCCAAAGCtatgtttgatagccaagagaagaaaagaaaagaaaaaagaatctagaaaagaaaagaaaaaagaatctaaaaaagaaatgataagaaatgataagaaatgaaatgatgagaaaataaaaagagtatgtaagtttgataaccaagagaagaaaagaaaaaaattcaaaaaattttgaattttaggaaagagatagacacataaaaaatcattgtataatcattcattttttatcttattatgttttcatattttctcatgttttcttgtgtggAGAAGAAATGAGCAAGACACGCTAGATCTCACCCCATATTCCCACATTCATTACcgacttcttttcttctcacaTATCGGCAGCTTAAGTCTTCTCTGTAACTTCTCATTCACTTTTGCAGTGTTATCTGATTAACCAATCCGGCTCCCTTATTGAATCTCCATTGGTTGTGGTTTAAAATTACTCTTCACGCTTTCCAGATTTAACTCAATAGACTTCTAAAGTGACGgtgattttctttcatatttgaTGAAGCCAAGGGTCATCCTTCTATACTAAAATGTTGTAACCCTACTCTCACTTAATATGTGATAGGGACACAGATaaaggataaaaagaaaaaaaataaagtaacagAGAAATTAGGGGTAAAGAAGGCGGAGAGAATAATAAGGGAGGAAAAAAGGTTTGACTAATTAGGAGGTAGTCTACTTCTTAGCTTCATGGAAAAGCTATGACTCGCTTACAAGTTTTTGCCACTCTCTTTGTCAAGTAATCGGATTTGCTTTCTTAAAATAATGGGATATTTTCCATGTAATTGATCCTACGAACGATTGAAGAAAAAGCCAATTTTTGAACAACAAATTGAGGAATATTTTGAATTGAATTCGCTTTAATCCAAAATGATCCACACGTAACTCTTTAGccttattatgtagttatgcATATTCCAATTACTTCCATCAAGGAAATGGAATTGCAATTTACAACTCTCATTCTCACTTGGTAGGGGGACAATTCCTATATAATTTTACTTAATGTTGGAGTTACAATTCTCACTTAATATGTGCCATTATAAAGCCTTTGTTGCAATATAAAAAGAGTTACATTGATGTCACAATTTGAGTCACATCAGTCAACATATCccacatatttttttattttttttattattactttttttttttataaatgaaaatttattcaAACTAACATAAAGAACGCATGGCCTCAATGCCTCATGGGTGGAGGGACATCATTGAAACTAAATCCATAAATTAAAAATGATCCAAATTATGGACACCAGGCCACCAATGACAAGAAATTACAAGACTCAAAATATATTTGTAAATGACATTAGATACATATAACAATGCCATGATCACCCCTATTTATTATGAAATCTCTTCATCCCAGAACTCATCGAGGGACTTGTAAGGACCTTTTTCTGAGATAAAGTCCAATGCAAAATAACCTTTCTGTTGTGTTATGGCATTGATCTTCTGCAACTCCTCTTGGCTTAGCGTCCAATCAGTGATCTCAAGGTTCTCCTTCAACCTTTCATTGTTAAAGCTCTTCATGACTACGCTCACCCCCTGTTCGTACACCCATCTCAAGCAGATCTACACCAAACATTAGTAAGCTAgtttaaatatttttctaatgAAAAGATTCCAAACTACATAATGGTATTCTCTACGTTATTCCTAAGTTTGTAACAATTATCAATGAAATTGGCAAGTGAAAGGGAAAGCCCATCTTAAGAAAATccatattgagagagagagagaaaaagagaacatAAGCATCTTAGGATTATAGGGCTTGGTGGactttatccctaatttctttcttatttcagGGTTTTATAATTGTCCAAGgtcttttaaaattttcattgacCTTTACAACCCTCGACCCATTTAAATCATTGTTGGACGTTAAAAATTAATGGACAAAATCTGATTAAGAGATAtagattcatccaaaaaaaaaaaaatacaaaacctgaTCCCAGTTTCTCTTGTGACAGAGAATTGGGGAGGTTCGGCCATTGGtctctcttttaatttcttattgTTTGGCAAGACGTTTTTCCTTCTTCGCCCTTTTCTTTGCACTCCTACTCCTCAAGTCTCTCCTATGAGTCCTATCCATAACAACCCAACTATTAGGAGGAAGAGATTAAGTAAACACTTGACATTGAAAAAGATCCAGCAGTGAAAGTTATAGTTACGAAATGTTGAAATTTTTACACATCTGACATATcacccattttttcttttttaagaagTTTTCGATAATTAGAGAATTCATTGAGAGTGAGAGGGGTTCGATTCTTACTTTAGGAGCCATCACCTAGATAAGAGTCTGAGACACATTTTTGTCTTCCCACCcttaggagagagataaattTGATTCAACAATGGATAAGGTAAGGTCCACCCAGCATCTAGGTAGGTTCTAAGCTATGACGTGATGATAAGTTGTGACACACCCAATGCTGCCCGGCGAGATGCCAGTTTTTTCTAGCCTAAACCAATCTAATATTGCTTGAAATGTAAAGCCTAACTACATGCTAACTAGCATTTGTATATGAAAAGCTGTAAATGCTAGTATGATTGAGATCTAAGATATCGGAATAGTGCTTGGGATCAAGGATATGGGAAAAACATGAAGTAAATAGTAAACACACCAGAGCAAGCACTTATTCATAAGCAAACAAAAGACATGCATAAAGTAAATGCTAGACACTCTATATAAAGTCATCATATCACCAATGATAAGAATCATTACCCGAAATTCTTGATTTATTTGTGGAATATAAAGCCACCTCCAAGTCACACCAGTAATATATCAACACATGAATTAGtataaatagaattaaaaaGTGTAAAAGTGAAATCGAATATGAACCGACACTACAAATCATATGTAAACCAGATAACAAAAACTTATTAAAAACCGATAAAACCGGATCAAATGTAAAATGATTCTAATTTTGATTGAATCTTGTCAGGTGCTGTTTTGATTTTACCTTGTCAAACTGGAACACCTTTACCCGATATATAACTAAGAAAAACTGTACTGGTGTAGTGGACTAGCATATTAAGGTCATGCAATGCTTAATTTTTCTAacgattttatttttgtatttatttatttgtttatatttttttgggggggtggggggaacaGGGTCTATCATATCTAACTACTTAATGGGACTTTAATTACAATCACAAAAGATTTTTTAACCGCTAATGAAATCCCTTTTCCtgcattttattttctattttcttaatcCCTTTCCCTTAATCTAATTAGTAGCTACACCAACATtcattaaacatataatttcaATCAacagggaaggggaaggggtgCCTTATGCCACAAATGAGAAACACAGAGTCGATCCTTTGACCCCACGCCTATGCACTTGGCAAGCCACGCCCGGACAAACTGAGAAATTATATGGAGAATCAGTGAAGGACAGTAAGACCTCACCTGAGCAACTGTCTTTCCTCTTGCCTCTGCTATCTCTTTTAGAACCTCACACTCCATAACTCTGTTACTGCCCCAAAATGTTCCTTTGGCACCCAAGGGAGAGTAAGCAGTAATATGTATTCCCTTTTCCTTACAGAACTCTCTCAGCTTCTTCTGATGCCAAAGTGGGTTCATCTCCACCTTATAAAAACAAACACTACATCATAACCTTCTCTCAGCCTTTTAACTTCCACAACGATAAATCAAGAAAAGATCTAAACAAACTCACTTGATTGACGGCTGGAGGGATCTTGGCCACAGCAAGTAATTCTTGGAGCTTCTTGCAAGAGAAGTTGCTGACTCCGATGAATCTCGTGAGGCCGAGCTGCTGACACTTCTCCATTGATTCCCAAACAGATTTGATATCCATGGGGAGAATGTCTTTCTTATTAAAGGGCACTTCACGTTCCCCTGGCTTCAGACTTACAGGAAAATGGATGAGGTAGAGATCAAGGTACTCCAATTGAATATTCCTACACAGATACAGTcatttagaaggaaaaaaaaaattacagtaacctataaagaaagaaaaagggtttGTGGATTGATGTTTTGTTTATACTGGAGAGTATTTTTGAGAGCTGGAAGGACACGGTCATGGTGAACATCAGTACACCATAGCTTGGAAGTGATGAAAAGTTCATCTCGGGATTTGATTAACCCCAGGTTTTGGGCTTCTTTGATGGATTCTCCAAGAGGCTGCTCTGAATCATAGATAGCAGCTGAGTCGAAGTGCCTGTAACCGAGTTTGATTGCATGGAGAATGGCTGACTTCATGGTTTCAGAAGCAGCGAAGGGATACACTGCTGTGCCCATTCCAAGGGAGGGAATGNNNNNNNNNNNNNNNNNNNNATGCCTCGGACTGTGGAACCCAGGGATATCTCTGGAATGCTTCCCATCTCTTCTGCTATGTGATGCTCTGCCATAAAACAAGCCTTATTGTGTGGCTATATAGACATATATCATTGTTATTTGTATCCTCACATTGTGGATAGACTTGTAgatgagggttttttttttttttttttaatggaaatttattatcactcccctccacGTAGCCCATATTTATTAAAACACCCATACTTGGaactttttttctgatactcccctacttttggacttttacatctctttctcccctgttATTTTTAAATACCTAAATTACCCCTTATTTTTCACTTGCAACCGATTAGtctttttcatcatcatcatctgctCCTCTCAGAATAGTGGGACCCACACCATCTTTTTCAATTGGATTCCAATGAATCCTCCACTTTAGAAACATCTCCattaatgggaaaaagaagcccAGTTGCCCACATTAATTATTCATGAGAGGGGGGGAAAACCGAAAGGGGCTGAAGCCAACCATTCCTCCTAAACTCAGAGTTTAAATGATTTTCACAAAAGAGATCTGTCCGTGTAGAGCACAGCTCCTTAAACCTGGTTTATTGACCGGTTGGTTCAGTTGATCATGCAAGGACTGAACCGGCAAGAGTTAATGCA is a window from the Macadamia integrifolia cultivar HAES 741 chromosome 5, SCU_Mint_v3, whole genome shotgun sequence genome containing:
- the LOC122078338 gene encoding non-functional NADPH-dependent codeinone reductase 2-like (The sequence of the model RefSeq protein was modified relative to this genomic sequence to represent the inferred CDS: added 44 bases not found in genome assembly), encoding MGSIPEISLGSTVRGIPSLGMGTAVYPFAASETMKSAILHAIKLGYRHFDSAAIYDSEQPLGESIKEAQNLGLIKSRDELFITSKLWCTDVHHDRVLPALKNTLQNIQLEYLDLYLIHFPVSLKPGEREVPFNKKDILPMDIKSVWESMEKCQQLGLTRFIGVSNFSCKKLQELLAVAKIPPAVNQVEMNPLWHQKKLREFCKEKGIHITAYSPLGAKGTFWGSNRVMECEVLKEIAEARGKTVAQICLRWVYEQGVSVVMKSFNNERLKENLEITDWTLSQEELQKINAITQQKGYFALDFISEKGPYKSLDEFWDEEIS